A section of the Thermotoga caldifontis AZM44c09 genome encodes:
- the groL gene encoding chaperonin GroEL (60 kDa chaperone family; promotes refolding of misfolded polypeptides especially under stressful conditions; forms two stacked rings of heptamers to form a barrel-shaped 14mer; ends can be capped by GroES; misfolded proteins enter the barrel where they are refolded when GroES binds), which yields MPKLLKFNEEARRALERGVNKVADAVRITLGPKGRNVVIEKSWGSPTITNDGVSIAKEIELEDKFENLGAQLVKEVASKTNDVAGDGTTTATVLAQAMIREGLKNVAAGANPILLKRGIDKATEVVAKFIKDNAKKLSGREDIAHVAAISANNPEIGELIAEAMDKVGEDGVITVEDSKTLETYVEFTEGMQFDRGYISPYFVTDAEKMEVELKEPFILITDKKLSAVRPLIPILEKVAQTGRPLLVIAEDVEGEALTTLVLNKLKGTLMACAVKAPGFGDRRKAMLQDIAILTGGTVISDELGINLEDVTLEDLGRADLVRVKKDDTIIIGGKGKPEEIKKRIAQIKSQIEQTTSEYEKETLQERMAKLAGGVAVIKVGAATETELKEKKHRIEDALSATRAAVEEGIVPGGGVTLLRARKVVEELLNKLDGDEKIGALIVYKALEAPIKQIAENAGYDGAIIVERVLSSKDFSFGFDALKGEYVDMFKAGIIDPAKVTRSALQNAASIAGMLLTTEVLVVEKPEEKKETTHMPPEY from the coding sequence ATGCCCAAACTGTTGAAGTTCAATGAAGAAGCGCGCAGAGCACTCGAAAGAGGCGTTAACAAAGTTGCGGATGCTGTGAGGATCACGCTTGGACCCAAGGGTAGAAACGTGGTCATCGAGAAGAGTTGGGGTTCACCGACCATCACGAACGATGGAGTCTCGATCGCTAAGGAAATAGAACTCGAAGACAAGTTCGAAAACCTTGGAGCCCAACTCGTCAAGGAAGTTGCGTCGAAGACGAACGATGTTGCTGGTGACGGTACAACGACGGCCACCGTGCTCGCACAGGCGATGATCAGGGAAGGTCTGAAGAACGTTGCGGCCGGTGCGAACCCGATACTCCTCAAGCGTGGGATCGACAAAGCTACAGAAGTCGTTGCCAAATTCATCAAGGACAACGCGAAGAAGCTCTCCGGTAGGGAAGACATAGCGCACGTTGCAGCGATAAGTGCCAACAATCCCGAGATCGGTGAACTCATCGCTGAGGCAATGGACAAAGTTGGCGAGGATGGAGTCATCACGGTGGAAGATTCCAAGACACTGGAAACCTACGTTGAGTTCACCGAAGGCATGCAGTTCGACAGGGGTTACATCTCACCGTACTTCGTAACGGACGCCGAAAAAATGGAAGTTGAACTGAAAGAGCCGTTCATACTCATCACCGATAAGAAACTGAGCGCCGTCAGGCCGCTGATACCGATACTCGAAAAGGTCGCTCAGACTGGCAGGCCACTGCTCGTCATCGCGGAAGACGTAGAAGGTGAAGCGCTCACAACGCTGGTGCTCAACAAGCTCAAGGGTACGTTGATGGCCTGCGCCGTGAAAGCACCCGGTTTCGGTGACAGAAGGAAAGCGATGCTGCAGGACATCGCGATACTGACCGGTGGAACTGTGATCAGCGACGAACTTGGAATCAACCTTGAGGATGTCACACTCGAAGACCTCGGAAGGGCCGACCTGGTGAGGGTTAAGAAGGACGATACGATCATCATCGGTGGTAAGGGTAAACCCGAGGAAATCAAAAAGAGGATCGCTCAGATCAAGTCCCAGATCGAGCAGACGACCTCCGAGTACGAGAAGGAGACGTTGCAGGAAAGGATGGCGAAGCTCGCCGGTGGTGTCGCCGTCATAAAGGTCGGAGCAGCAACCGAGACCGAGTTGAAGGAGAAGAAACACAGGATTGAAGACGCCCTGAGCGCGACGAGGGCCGCCGTTGAGGAAGGTATCGTACCCGGTGGTGGCGTGACGCTGTTGAGGGCCAGGAAAGTCGTCGAAGAGCTGCTGAACAAACTCGATGGTGACGAAAAGATCGGAGCCCTCATCGTCTACAAAGCGCTCGAAGCACCCATCAAACAGATCGCCGAGAACGCCGGTTACGATGGAGCGATTATAGTCGAGCGTGTGCTCAGCTCCAAGGACTTCAGCTTCGGATTCGACGCTCTCAAAGGAGAATACGTCGACATGTTCAAGGCTGGAATCATAGATCCAGCGAAGGTCACAAGGAGTGCGCTGCAGAACGCTGCATCCATCGCCGGCATGTTGCTGACAACTGAGGTCCTTGTCGTCGAAAAACCCGAAGAAAAGAAAGAAACAACGCACATGCCACCTGAATACTGA
- a CDS encoding tetratricopeptide repeat protein, giving the protein MRYLICVFALLSTLVLASAMEYYNSALNAYVQKDYKNALEWFETALKLDPSIESYDPLLKLRMGLCAFALKDYAKARAYLEPYESSNVVAANVLKAIREGTERSEEWMEWLRSRIPPPGPVQVQVTKKRSPVLLAVGVFVISFALSFLLLRMLRRKRPVEQEQPTVEEKLERQLEEIGMVSNSLKEGKTVIDFETDEELQKLEAQIESIVQEIISREGQKEEAEVSIGEDPFAILKKMEEKDQYSEEDAKILSQIMQQLVNNPEDSTDDSDERKQS; this is encoded by the coding sequence GTGAGGTACCTCATCTGCGTGTTCGCCCTACTCTCGACACTGGTGCTCGCGAGCGCGATGGAGTATTACAACTCTGCCCTGAACGCTTACGTGCAGAAAGATTACAAAAACGCGCTGGAGTGGTTTGAAACGGCTTTGAAGCTCGATCCGAGCATAGAATCGTACGATCCGCTGTTGAAGCTCAGAATGGGTCTGTGCGCGTTCGCGCTCAAAGATTACGCGAAGGCCAGGGCTTATCTGGAACCGTACGAATCGAGCAACGTTGTGGCCGCGAACGTGCTCAAAGCGATCCGAGAAGGTACAGAAAGAAGCGAAGAATGGATGGAATGGTTGAGATCGAGAATCCCTCCCCCCGGTCCTGTACAGGTGCAGGTCACGAAGAAGAGGTCTCCTGTGCTGCTCGCCGTGGGTGTGTTTGTAATCAGTTTCGCGCTTTCTTTCTTGCTGCTGAGAATGTTGAGGCGTAAACGGCCCGTTGAGCAGGAGCAGCCCACGGTGGAGGAGAAGCTCGAACGCCAACTCGAAGAGATCGGTATGGTTTCGAACAGCCTGAAGGAAGGTAAGACAGTCATCGATTTTGAAACTGACGAAGAGTTACAGAAACTCGAGGCGCAGATCGAGAGTATCGTTCAGGAGATAATCTCCAGAGAAGGACAGAAGGAAGAAGCAGAGGTTTCCATTGGGGAGGATCCTTTCGCCATCCTGAAGAAGATGGAGGAAAAAGACCAGTACAGCGAAGAAGACGCGAAGATACTGTCTCAGATCATGCAGCAGCTCGTCAATAACCCGGAAGATAGCACAGACGATTCGGACGAACGAAAGCAGTCTTAA
- a CDS encoding glucose 1-dehydrogenase, translated as MLKNRVAIVTGGGQGIGAAIAQVFAQNGMKVVIAEIDEEAGIERESILRSSGYDVKFIRTDVSDEGSVKRMVEQTLQFYGGVDVLVNNAAISSTKSIFERTLEEWEKVIRVNLTGPYICARYCSEQMIKRGGGVIINIASTRAFMSEPDTEPYSASKGGVVALTHSLAISLAKYRIRVVCISPGWIETSRWKKGSLRKEPELRPIDHEQHPAGRVGDPMDIANLCLFLADNEKSGFITGVNFTVDGGMTVKMIYVE; from the coding sequence ATGTTGAAGAACAGGGTGGCGATCGTGACGGGCGGTGGGCAGGGCATAGGTGCCGCCATAGCCCAAGTGTTCGCGCAGAACGGTATGAAAGTGGTGATCGCAGAGATAGACGAAGAGGCTGGGATCGAGCGTGAGAGCATTCTGAGGTCCAGCGGGTACGATGTGAAGTTCATAAGAACCGATGTGTCTGACGAAGGATCCGTCAAGAGGATGGTCGAACAGACCCTGCAGTTTTACGGTGGTGTGGATGTTCTGGTGAACAACGCAGCCATAAGTTCCACGAAGAGTATTTTTGAAAGGACTCTTGAGGAGTGGGAAAAGGTCATACGTGTGAACCTGACAGGTCCTTACATCTGCGCACGTTATTGCAGCGAGCAGATGATCAAGAGAGGCGGTGGGGTCATAATAAACATCGCCAGCACGAGGGCATTCATGTCGGAGCCAGACACCGAGCCCTACTCCGCATCCAAGGGCGGTGTGGTTGCGTTGACCCATTCACTCGCGATAAGCCTGGCCAAATACAGAATCAGGGTCGTGTGCATCAGTCCGGGATGGATAGAGACGTCGAGGTGGAAGAAGGGCTCTCTGAGGAAAGAGCCAGAATTGAGGCCGATCGATCACGAACAACACCCGGCGGGTCGCGTCGGAGATCCCATGGACATCGCGAACCTGTGCTTGTTCCTGGCGGACAACGAAAAATCTGGATTCATCACGGGTGTCAACTTCACAGTCGATGGAGGCATGACCGTGAAGATGATCTACGTTGAGTGA
- a CDS encoding cupin domain-containing protein, producing MLIKHWNEVQPQKLMDGKILKRVLIDKNEAPTFVMRLFTLEPNASTPFHSHPWEHEVFVVEGKLKVVSQNEERIVEEGFFVYVAPNELHQFVNISDGPSSFICVVPKEGEV from the coding sequence GTGCTGATCAAACACTGGAATGAAGTACAACCTCAAAAGCTCATGGACGGTAAGATCTTGAAAAGGGTTCTCATCGACAAAAACGAAGCGCCAACCTTCGTCATGAGGTTGTTCACTCTCGAACCGAACGCGTCCACCCCGTTCCATTCGCATCCATGGGAACACGAAGTGTTCGTTGTCGAAGGGAAGCTCAAGGTGGTATCCCAGAACGAAGAAAGAATTGTAGAGGAAGGATTCTTCGTCTATGTGGCTCCAAACGAACTCCATCAGTTCGTCAACATTTCAGATGGACCTTCGTCCTTCATCTGCGTCGTGCCGAAGGAAGGTGAAGTGTGA
- the mreB gene encoding rod shape-determining protein, with protein MVRKDLGIDLGTANTLVYVKGKGIAINEPSVVAINADTGEVIKVGLEAKMMLGKTPASIIAVRPLRDGVIADYDVALAMLKYFIGKTRTSFSLFKPRVVIGVPIGITDVEKRAILEAGLEAGAARVFLIEEPMASAIGLGLDVEEPNGNMIVDIGGGTTEVAVISLGSIVVWESIRIAGDEMDEAIVQYVRETYRVAIGERTGERIKIEIGNVFPSPEYDDLETTVTGIDLSTGLPRKITIRGGEVREALMVPVSAIIDAIKSTLERTPPELVTDIVERGIVTTGGGSLTRGIDKLIEKETGIKVVRAEDPMSCVAVGAGKVLDKVDILKKLQQVD; from the coding sequence GTGGTGAGGAAGGATCTGGGAATCGATCTCGGCACGGCGAACACCCTCGTTTACGTGAAAGGCAAAGGTATCGCGATAAACGAACCCTCCGTTGTTGCCATAAATGCCGATACTGGAGAAGTGATCAAAGTGGGTCTCGAGGCGAAGATGATGCTCGGCAAAACCCCAGCTTCCATCATCGCCGTCAGACCACTCAGAGACGGTGTCATAGCCGATTACGACGTGGCACTCGCAATGCTCAAGTACTTCATAGGTAAAACGAGGACCTCGTTCTCTCTCTTCAAACCGAGGGTTGTCATAGGTGTTCCCATCGGCATCACCGATGTGGAGAAGAGGGCCATTCTGGAAGCTGGCCTCGAAGCGGGTGCAGCCCGAGTGTTTTTGATAGAAGAACCCATGGCGAGCGCGATAGGGCTCGGACTCGACGTTGAGGAACCCAACGGGAACATGATCGTCGACATCGGTGGTGGAACGACGGAAGTTGCCGTCATATCGCTGGGTAGCATCGTGGTCTGGGAATCGATAAGGATCGCCGGCGATGAGATGGACGAAGCGATCGTCCAGTACGTTCGGGAAACCTACCGTGTGGCGATCGGTGAGAGAACCGGTGAAAGGATCAAAATAGAGATAGGCAACGTCTTCCCATCACCGGAGTATGACGATCTGGAGACCACGGTGACCGGTATAGACCTTTCGACGGGTCTTCCAAGGAAGATCACGATAAGGGGAGGGGAAGTCAGGGAAGCTTTGATGGTACCTGTGAGCGCCATCATCGACGCGATCAAATCCACACTCGAGAGGACTCCACCAGAGCTGGTCACGGACATCGTCGAAAGGGGTATAGTCACAACAGGTGGTGGTTCCCTCACCAGAGGCATCGACAAACTCATAGAAAAAGAAACCGGTATCAAAGTCGTCAGGGCGGAGGATCCCATGAGTTGTGTTGCGGTTGGGGCTGGAAAGGTGCTCGATAAGGTGGATATTCTGAAGAAACTCCAGCAGGTGGACTGA
- the aguA gene encoding agmatine deiminase, with the protein MNLLKSIPREDGFRMPSEFELHSRCWMIWPERSDNWRNGAKPAQEAYSKVAEAISQFEKVTLCVSHDQYYNARRKLPSRVRIVEMSSNDAWMRDVGPTFVVNDEGIVRAVRWKFNAWGGLYFPWVKDELVALKVADMEEMDCYQAPMVLEGGSIDVDGEGTLVTTEECLLNPSRNPQLSKEQIEQFLKDYLGVEKIIWLKRGVYNDETSGHVDNLCRFVRPGEVVLTWTEDRNDPQYEISRENYEILSNETDAKGRKLKIHLIHQPSPIYVTEEEANGVDFSERTHRRPAGYRLPASYVNFYFANGALIVPIFNDPKDEEALRKFREILPDRKIVPVYAREILLGGGAIHCVTLQQPLGVRRC; encoded by the coding sequence ATGAACCTACTCAAAAGTATCCCGCGTGAGGACGGTTTCAGGATGCCCTCAGAATTCGAGCTTCATTCAAGGTGCTGGATGATCTGGCCAGAAAGATCGGACAACTGGAGAAACGGTGCAAAACCGGCGCAGGAGGCTTACTCGAAGGTCGCTGAGGCCATCAGCCAGTTCGAGAAAGTCACCCTGTGCGTCTCGCACGATCAGTACTACAACGCGAGAAGGAAACTTCCCTCACGCGTGAGAATCGTCGAAATGTCGAGCAACGATGCGTGGATGCGCGATGTTGGTCCAACCTTCGTGGTGAACGACGAGGGGATCGTGCGTGCGGTGCGCTGGAAGTTCAACGCGTGGGGAGGACTGTACTTTCCCTGGGTCAAGGATGAGCTCGTGGCTCTGAAAGTCGCCGATATGGAAGAAATGGACTGTTACCAAGCCCCCATGGTCCTCGAAGGTGGTTCGATCGATGTCGATGGTGAAGGGACCCTCGTAACGACCGAGGAGTGTCTTCTGAACCCAAGCAGAAATCCACAGCTTTCAAAGGAACAGATAGAGCAATTCTTGAAAGACTATCTCGGTGTTGAGAAGATCATCTGGTTGAAGCGTGGTGTGTACAACGACGAAACGAGTGGACACGTGGACAACCTGTGCAGGTTTGTCAGGCCGGGCGAAGTCGTTCTGACTTGGACCGAAGATAGGAACGATCCGCAATACGAGATCAGCAGGGAGAATTACGAAATACTTTCCAACGAAACCGATGCGAAGGGAAGGAAGCTGAAGATCCATTTGATTCACCAACCATCACCCATCTACGTGACCGAGGAAGAGGCCAACGGTGTTGATTTTTCAGAGAGGACGCACAGAAGGCCTGCGGGGTACAGGTTGCCCGCGTCGTACGTCAACTTCTACTTCGCCAACGGTGCTTTGATCGTTCCCATCTTCAACGATCCGAAAGACGAAGAAGCGCTGAGAAAGTTCAGAGAGATTCTACCAGACAGAAAGATCGTTCCCGTCTATGCGCGCGAGATCCTGCTCGGGGGAGGAGCGATCCACTGCGTAACTTTACAACAACCTTTAGGGGTGAGAAGATGTTGA
- a CDS encoding DUF429 domain-containing protein has translation MKRHFDHFCGIDPSWTGKKPTAVSVLDRQFRLVDFVYSKDIERIVQPLRNYKNAVIGVDAPLVIRNETGHRPNEKEFLKHFARFGLSLYPVNRRRYPFFFPEKLYEALKTIGYSFQKGNIFEVYPHATILVLFNNMRVFHYKKLRSEEKLEKLEYLRKKIETFIEIPDDFDAVRGDVKSYEDFLDSLVCAITVGLASERSFLTFGNEDVGILLVLTP, from the coding sequence GTGAAGAGACATTTCGATCATTTCTGCGGCATCGATCCTTCTTGGACAGGAAAGAAACCTACCGCTGTTTCTGTTCTGGACAGACAGTTCCGTCTGGTCGATTTTGTCTACAGTAAAGATATCGAACGGATCGTTCAACCGTTGAGGAACTATAAAAACGCGGTCATCGGTGTGGACGCACCCTTGGTGATTCGGAACGAAACCGGGCACAGACCAAACGAGAAGGAATTTCTCAAGCACTTCGCAAGGTTCGGGCTCTCTCTTTATCCTGTGAACAGAAGAAGGTATCCCTTCTTTTTTCCCGAAAAACTCTACGAAGCCTTGAAAACCATCGGGTACAGCTTTCAAAAGGGCAACATCTTCGAAGTCTACCCTCACGCCACGATCTTGGTCCTTTTCAACAACATGAGAGTGTTTCACTACAAAAAGTTGCGATCTGAAGAAAAACTCGAGAAACTCGAATACTTGAGAAAGAAAATCGAAACGTTCATCGAAATACCAGACGACTTCGATGCAGTCCGGGGCGATGTCAAAAGTTACGAAGACTTCCTCGACTCACTGGTCTGTGCGATCACGGTCGGGCTCGCGAGCGAAAGATCGTTTCTAACGTTTGGCAACGAAGATGTGGGCATCTTGCTGGTGCTCACACCATGA
- a CDS encoding lipase family protein, which produces MKFSELFLTILRRRLLLITLLAALAFFVSLMLWRFYSTRPKIVKKGEETAVPLTVVVPDGSYSTQKAFAVKRVSRDSLSPTIANIFVGDLYEVSPSDGVDEFAMKPIRIVYRLPKDLYLGADYANVRLAYIPDPKQPIYRVFGGTNMGFDDRGAYIEAHAFHTSIVGLIADVPEKQKLGLQLLIERERTIEPVLLLIPDVDRGFLGFVNSSQATNFWIELFPDRTIMYYEYPLAGTRSVSYMNSFRSFAQRNMPSYLLFEAEKLAMELVRLKNFEFDIVAHGVGAIIARLAVELHPEVKNVRSLILVSPPNRGTNVVNPLYYGALLYRKDSQVVANNFGLDRFVVDAMKSHLLHYLEALGPVYSEILTGSDLLKKLDKTVRKDVRYLVAVGNSPPASIDVAGTQLEIFYPELVKGKGDGVVSHESATIEGADKIVLNGSFFDCYLDPAFHAKLKDFLAQTRVEIPSYREETYPERAPQAQQTERIVKPATETKSPTQVETKGEGTVQSRVSLPVRFERSQLLTKLETLNLKGARSIHFALGKLFYVLEDGLYSDGKRVQPGTIRYVHVLNDGISFVANDRLYRFSGSKVTDLGRIDLAGVEDVLATDGGIFALLRSNESLVLARWENGWKQVQILSGVYGKFIDGSPLLLMTNREIYDFSAGNLRKLLDSSKIKIEGRSVDFKSCLMASDLLFVGLRGYSLLVYNLRTGTYTWGAEGWIDPEVFLSLKNTVLIAGTSTIFAFDLQRLSLRSSYQSFSERMNAITTDGEKLYVLTESRVEVYKLK; this is translated from the coding sequence ATGAAATTTTCCGAGCTTTTCTTAACGATCCTCAGAAGGCGGTTGTTGCTCATAACGCTCCTCGCAGCGTTAGCATTCTTCGTATCCCTCATGCTGTGGCGCTTCTATTCGACCCGGCCAAAGATCGTGAAGAAGGGCGAAGAGACGGCCGTTCCGCTCACCGTCGTTGTACCAGATGGATCGTACAGCACTCAAAAAGCGTTCGCTGTCAAGCGCGTGTCGCGCGATAGTCTGTCTCCCACGATCGCCAACATCTTCGTGGGGGATCTGTACGAGGTTTCGCCCTCCGATGGTGTGGACGAGTTCGCCATGAAGCCGATCAGGATCGTCTACAGGCTCCCGAAGGACCTTTACCTCGGGGCAGACTACGCCAACGTGAGACTGGCGTACATACCCGACCCTAAGCAACCCATCTACAGGGTTTTCGGCGGAACGAATATGGGCTTCGACGATAGAGGTGCTTACATAGAAGCTCACGCATTTCACACATCTATCGTGGGATTGATCGCGGATGTTCCTGAAAAGCAAAAACTCGGCTTGCAGCTCCTTATTGAAAGAGAGAGAACCATCGAACCTGTTCTTCTGCTGATTCCCGACGTGGACAGGGGTTTCCTTGGTTTCGTCAACTCTTCGCAGGCGACGAACTTCTGGATCGAACTCTTTCCAGACAGAACGATCATGTACTACGAGTATCCCCTTGCAGGCACGCGGTCGGTTTCGTACATGAACTCTTTCCGCAGTTTTGCGCAACGAAACATGCCGAGTTATCTGCTCTTCGAGGCTGAAAAACTCGCGATGGAGCTGGTGAGGTTGAAGAACTTCGAGTTCGACATCGTCGCACACGGTGTGGGAGCCATAATCGCGAGGCTCGCCGTGGAATTGCATCCTGAAGTGAAGAACGTGCGGAGTTTGATCTTGGTGAGTCCTCCCAACAGAGGGACGAACGTGGTGAATCCGCTCTACTACGGTGCGTTGCTTTACAGAAAGGATTCGCAGGTTGTGGCGAACAACTTTGGACTCGATCGGTTCGTTGTGGATGCGATGAAATCACACCTTCTACACTACCTCGAAGCGCTCGGTCCGGTTTACTCTGAGATACTCACTGGTTCCGATTTGCTCAAGAAGCTTGACAAGACTGTCAGAAAAGATGTGAGGTATCTCGTGGCTGTGGGGAACTCACCTCCAGCCTCGATAGATGTAGCCGGAACACAGCTCGAGATCTTTTATCCAGAACTCGTTAAGGGTAAGGGTGACGGGGTCGTGAGCCACGAGAGTGCAACGATAGAAGGAGCCGACAAGATCGTTCTGAACGGATCGTTCTTCGATTGCTATCTCGATCCCGCCTTTCATGCCAAACTGAAAGATTTTCTTGCCCAGACCCGGGTGGAGATACCGAGCTACAGAGAAGAGACCTATCCCGAGAGGGCGCCTCAGGCTCAGCAGACGGAAAGAATAGTCAAACCCGCAACGGAAACAAAGAGTCCAACGCAGGTGGAAACGAAGGGAGAAGGAACCGTTCAGTCGCGCGTCTCATTGCCGGTCAGATTCGAACGGTCCCAGCTTCTTACGAAACTCGAGACGCTGAACCTCAAAGGTGCGAGGAGTATACACTTCGCCCTGGGAAAGCTCTTCTACGTGCTCGAGGATGGCCTGTACAGCGATGGAAAAAGGGTACAACCTGGCACGATTCGTTACGTCCACGTCCTCAACGATGGCATCAGTTTCGTCGCGAACGACAGACTTTATCGTTTCAGCGGTAGTAAGGTCACAGATCTTGGAAGGATAGACCTGGCGGGTGTGGAAGATGTTCTGGCGACGGATGGTGGCATATTCGCGTTGCTGAGGAGTAATGAAAGTCTCGTTCTGGCCCGCTGGGAGAATGGATGGAAGCAAGTCCAGATCCTTTCGGGAGTCTATGGGAAGTTCATCGATGGTTCTCCACTCTTGTTGATGACGAACAGGGAGATCTATGACTTTTCTGCCGGCAATCTGAGAAAACTTTTAGATTCGTCGAAGATCAAAATCGAGGGAAGATCCGTCGATTTCAAAAGTTGCCTGATGGCTTCTGACCTTCTGTTCGTGGGCCTCAGGGGTTACAGCCTGCTCGTGTACAATCTAAGGACCGGAACTTACACTTGGGGTGCGGAAGGCTGGATCGACCCGGAAGTATTTTTGTCCCTCAAGAACACTGTATTGATCGCTGGTACATCTACAATCTTCGCCTTTGACCTTCAAAGGTTGAGTTTGAGATCTTCTTATCAGTCCTTTTCGGAGAGAATGAACGCCATCACCACCGATGGTGAAAAGCTTTACGTTCTGACAGAATCGCGCGTGGAGGTGTATAAATTGAAGTGA
- a CDS encoding YitT family protein yields MVKSFLCGGENVSRKYILKEYVLATLGVVITAIGVVSFLIPNSIAAGGASGLAIVLNKLVGLPVGVWMYIINALLFLVGFITVGKDFSLKTIYCTFLLNFFVDFFDRIVPTPKFTDDLIIAVLFGDIITAVGMALTFTQNASTGGTDIVARIFNKFFAAPMGTTLLIADLLIAIFAGTVMGTKLGMYAVLAILINGMMIDFVLKGIESSTQVMVVSDKHEEIASFVLKELKRGATYIEGKGAYTQKDRKILLIVLRRRELGELISFIRKLDKNAFIIISEARHVIGEGFQNIGNVF; encoded by the coding sequence ATGGTAAAATCTTTCCTGTGCGGAGGTGAGAATGTGAGCAGGAAGTACATCCTCAAAGAGTACGTACTCGCCACTCTTGGTGTGGTCATCACGGCGATCGGTGTGGTCTCTTTCCTCATTCCGAATTCGATCGCCGCCGGAGGCGCGAGCGGTCTGGCGATCGTTCTCAACAAACTCGTGGGCCTTCCTGTGGGTGTGTGGATGTACATCATAAACGCTCTGCTCTTCCTGGTTGGTTTCATCACGGTGGGAAAGGACTTCAGCCTGAAAACGATATACTGCACGTTCCTCCTCAACTTTTTCGTAGACTTCTTCGACAGGATCGTTCCGACCCCGAAATTCACCGACGATCTCATCATCGCCGTGCTCTTCGGTGACATCATCACCGCGGTTGGCATGGCCCTCACCTTCACTCAGAACGCGTCCACGGGCGGTACCGACATAGTCGCACGCATCTTCAACAAGTTCTTCGCCGCACCCATGGGTACCACGCTCCTGATAGCAGACCTGCTCATAGCGATCTTCGCTGGTACCGTCATGGGAACGAAACTTGGAATGTACGCCGTGCTCGCCATACTGATCAACGGAATGATGATAGACTTCGTATTGAAAGGTATCGAATCCTCAACTCAGGTGATGGTGGTCTCGGACAAACACGAGGAGATAGCCAGCTTCGTCCTCAAAGAGCTTAAAAGGGGTGCGACTTACATAGAAGGTAAGGGTGCGTACACCCAGAAGGACAGGAAGATACTGCTCATAGTCCTCAGAAGGAGAGAGCTTGGAGAACTGATATCGTTCATTCGAAAACTCGACAAAAATGCGTTCATAATAATCAGTGAGGCTCGCCACGTGATAGGTGAAGGTTTTCAGAACATAGGGAACGTGTTCTGA
- the groES gene encoding co-chaperone GroES, translating to MKVVPLGERLLIKPIKEEKKTEGGIVLPDSAKEKPMKAEVIAVGEKVENIDVKPGDKVIYSKYAGTEIKIDDVEYIIIDANDILAKIEN from the coding sequence ATGAAGGTTGTACCGCTCGGTGAAAGGCTTTTGATCAAACCCATCAAGGAGGAGAAGAAGACCGAAGGTGGGATCGTGTTGCCAGATTCGGCCAAGGAAAAACCCATGAAGGCAGAAGTGATCGCCGTTGGGGAAAAAGTTGAGAACATCGATGTAAAGCCCGGTGACAAAGTTATTTACTCGAAGTACGCCGGTACCGAAATCAAGATCGATGATGTTGAGTACATCATCATTGATGCCAACGATATACTGGCGAAAATCGAAAACTGA
- a CDS encoding cupin domain-containing protein: MKEVKVWKPSEEEMREAKKWPTWSKEESVFDWYYDEDEQFYVVEGVVEVTLEDGRKIQFGPGDMVKFPAGMRCTWHVKKPIFKHYRIG; encoded by the coding sequence ATGAAAGAAGTGAAGGTTTGGAAACCCAGCGAAGAGGAAATGAGAGAAGCCAAGAAGTGGCCCACCTGGTCGAAGGAAGAAAGCGTTTTCGATTGGTACTACGATGAGGATGAACAGTTCTACGTGGTTGAGGGAGTGGTGGAGGTCACGCTGGAAGATGGTAGAAAAATACAGTTTGGACCAGGCGACATGGTGAAGTTCCCGGCGGGAATGAGGTGCACCTGGCACGTGAAGAAACCCATTTTCAAGCACTACAGGATCGGCTAA